The Theobroma cacao cultivar B97-61/B2 chromosome 2, Criollo_cocoa_genome_V2, whole genome shotgun sequence genome includes the window TGCAAATGACTTTGTATGATATATGTGAATGTTTACACATTGGCACAATTAGTAGATAACAAAAAAGAACTTCTGTGACAGAGGAACATTTCATGATATGAGATCAAAAGATACAGCCAATTCAACAAGTCATATTTAGATAATGAAATGATAACTGAAGCTGTGGTTGAGACAATCCAAAATTCATTTCTATATATTGTTTATGTGGCTCAAATATGCCTATAAGAGTACAAAGTTCCCGTAACAGTCAGGTCTTGCGCCTTAATTATCAGAGTAAACACACAAGGAAACTTTGCACTTACAAGAAAAGAGGTTTATTCACCATGAAGATTGCAATTCAAGATATTAtgcataaatattttaattcgaaACTTTGAACTTAAAACGATCTATTAAACATTCTATGACTCAACATCTACCAAGCATAGCAAACAAAATCATGATCTAATGCCATAAATTTAAAGCAATTCGAAGTTTCATACATTAATAAGCCTCACTGCAGTGTCTGCACCAATAACAAAAGCACTGCCTGGAAAAAGTTCAGCTTTCTTGTAGAAATAAGGCTGATTGGAAACTATTACCGTCTTTTCTGCCATTAGGGAAACACAAGCCTCATCtcaattcttaaaaaaaaaaaaaaaaaaaaaaaaaagaatactaACATCAAAATGGAGGCAGATAGGAAAAACCAACCCTGCCCAGATTATATATAACAGATACAACAAAAAGTGATGCAACatacttttatttaaatatataaattgttaaaagagagaaattCACCCAAAAAAACCAGCAAGCACCTTGACTACAGCTACTTGTATCCTTTCCCACTTAATTACCATGCATCAATAATCCCCCcgtaattttcaaaaaataaataaataaataatcccCCGGCATATGACAAAGTTGTGATTAAATGTCCTATGTGAAAGAGCATATGTCCAGTGTAGTTAATGAACAAACACATGATACTTATAACATGTTATAAACTTAAAATGTTAATTTCACATGCACTCAACATGGACGTGACTTCTGAGAACACCAACTGCTATTAATATGCATGCTATAAACTAACATTTTAAGCATAACTCTTCACAACAAAAAACATCTTGCCTATTTCCATCTCATGATCCATGCTCACTTATGCAACAAATTATATAATACACACAAAGTTTTAACATTCAAGGCATCACAATTGACACCAGATATACATTATACGCATAAAGGCATATACAGAGAGTTGATAAAAGTACTCAGCCTCACCGACTTTTTCAAACTGCAAAACACGATCTTTTATTTGTGATATCAACAGTGGAGGTTTGTCAGCATTGATGGCAGATAATTCAAAGCACGGATATCCATTGCCACAAATGCTGCATCAGGGTGAACCTTTAATGAGAAATTGGTTATGTATGGCTTACAAAACAAACACTAACTCATGAAAATAAGTGTTGGAATGTGTgataaataatgaagaaaTGAGAGGCCTGTGAGATCCTTGATCTTAACCTTTTTAACAGGTTTCCCAACAGCAAAACTTACCTTTGTTTGCAAAACTCATATAGACAGCCCTCTGAATTTCATTTCGGAGATTTTCAACAAATAGGCAAATTCATCCACTTGCCAGATAGAACTAGTTTGATGAATATGaccaaaacaaataatttcTAAGACAGAAGATATGTCAAATAAATCATAAGTGAGTTAAAATCTTTAGAAATTTAAGTTTCTAAACACATTCACATACCTAGTGGCAACTTCCAAGAGCTTCAGATGACCATCATGTAATGGATTAAAGGATCCAGACAGTATTATCTTCCTATCAGCATTTGATGTATCTGTCTCAGCAAAGCAGTTTCCATACTGTAAATAATAGATTAAAGATATacttataaaagaaaagaaccaGAGCGCCAAACTGTTATTATCGTTAATTCAGCCAAGGGTAGAACCATACCACTTGAAAACGGATAAACCTTAAAGCAAATTTGCCCATTTATAAGTTGCTCTAACTCCTGATCTTCACTGAAGAACCTTTCACATTCATCAGCAACTTCAGATTCAGTCAACTCAGAATCAAATGTGGAAGGGACTTTGCATGCATTAGCAATTGCCTATAGCCACATTTCCAAAGcattaaaatcaacaaggaAAGAAGTTcgaaaagaaattaaactataGCATTTATCAAAGAGATGCAATATGACAAAGTTGACAACTCAAGAGCCATCAgatacttttctttttaccttTCCTACATTTTTTAAGTCTcaataatttttagaaaacattATTGGACAAAATAagcattaaatataaattcttaagATATATCTTTAAATAACACAAATGTATACATTACAAACCTTCAGTAGGAAGCAACTTGAGACCTTTTCTTCTTGATCTCGACTCCTCAAGCCCTAGATGACTCAGTATCAGATTACAAAAATGCACAGCCAGTTGAAAAGagcatttaaataaagaaaaagtaatCATATGGTAATTACCTTTGACAGAGAAACTGTAGATGCCCAATGTCGATCATGCGTTCTTGTTGACAAGTGAAACCtagacaattaaaaaggggGATTAACAACCTCCTTGCAAACAAGGAAAAATCTGCAAATCCAAAGATGCATGAGAATAAAACATTAACTCTGCCGAAGTGTACTGATATAACTGCTTTAGCACTCCAAAATGGCATTTAGTATATAcgtttataattttttttatttgcctGCATGCACACTCTAACATGTAGTCAAGGCTTCTGATTTGTACCTTTGATTTATAAGTATTTTACGACTTGTCAATGAGCAATGAAATCATGATCTAACAGAAATGCAGCCCAAGTATGTATACATAGGGCAGAGCACCGGTTGGCCAACACCGCATGGCCAACCGGTTCCAATGATCAGGCCAATTATTCAGCGCCGGTTGTGATGCCGGTTGAGGGCGTTGGCTACCATGGTTGTTCAGCTCGGTCATCAGCAGGGAACCCTTTCCCCCAACACCGACCGAATAACCGACccccttttttattattatatttatatgggGAGGGAATTACATATTTACCCCTCACCCTCCACATTAATACCCCAaacaccccccccccccccccccacccATCAAAACCCTCCTTCCCCCTTCCCGCACTGCACCGCAGCCACACCGTCCCCTGGCCTTCCTCACCTCGCCTGAGTCACCTCCTCGCCTCACTGCACAACCGACCTCAACCAACCAACCGTGGTTGGTCATGCTTTGGTCGGTTCCCCCACTAATGTCCGTCGGCGGCAGTCGGTTCCCCCACCCTAGTTGGCTTGGTCAGTTGCGGCCTCCTCCATGACTGAAACCAACCACACTGACCGATGCTCAGCCCTATGTCCACACCTATACTTGAAAATCCTGGGATTGAGATTAGGCATCAAGGATTGAAGCTAAAGTATCATCACAATCTACAATATTTatatcttttcaaaaaaaatgaatgaatttgGAACACCACCTCCACCACCtcttaaaattcaaaaaacaaaaaaaaaaaaaaagagagagggagagagacaCTAACTTAGTCATCGGTTCAGACATTTGGCTGATTTTTATGTTCTTATTTAATTGTAATGAAAACTAAATATTGATCCAAGTGGCAAGCACAAATCAAAAGGCTATCATTACAACTTGCAATAGCATTAtccaattaaaattaacataacCACTTAACCAAACTGCAAACGGATCACTACGTATCACATAACCAAGGATACAAATGGAAGAAACATACCTATGGTCCCCAAGTTTAGGACGCGTGGTAGCCAAAGAACCAGTAAACCCCACACCAAGAACTGGAGAACCTATTCAAATAGTTAAATACAACCCATGTCACACAAAATTGGCCGCAATCCCATTTGGGACAAACAATTAAAGTACCTTAAGCCCTGTTTAGTTTTGCAAAATGTCTTACATTTTCCACTAGACTTTTACTCCAAATATGATCAATAAAATAGGGTCAATCTCTAAAtttggaaaattgaaaaacaagGGTTTCCAAAGtttaataaaacaatttaaaacaattgTTCAGTCTTCTAAAAAATTGGAGAACAAGCATCTCCAAACTTAAGAA containing:
- the LOC18609159 gene encoding uncharacterized protein LOC18609159 isoform X3, with translation MIHEEAGKGEYRDKEMTDACIRAVVESIHSSPTQAVLYLSGGASLALGWLMSVPGASNTVLEAVVPYSRMSMIQLLTKIPAQYCGQQTADEMALLAYNRALKLSSPGSPVLGVGFTGSLATTRPKLGDHRFHLSTRTHDRHWASTVSLSKGLRSRDQEEKVSSCFLLKAIANACKVPSTFDSELTESEVADECERFFSEDQELEQLINGQICFKVYPFSSDTSNADRKIILSGSFNPLHDGHLKLLEVATSICGNGYPCFELSAINADKPPLLISQIKDRVLQFEKVEKTVIVSNQPYFYKKAELFPGSAFVIGADTAVRLINKPNIVDPHSSPQNRDEFSVIEHYFSYFTA
- the LOC18609159 gene encoding uncharacterized protein LOC18609159 isoform X2; translation: MIHEEAGKGEYRDKEMTDACIRAVVESIHSSPTQAVLYLSGGASLALGWLMSVPGASNTVLEAVVPYSRMSMIQLLTKIPAQYCGQQTADEMALLAYNRALKLSSPGSPVLGVGFTGSLATTRPKLGDHRFHLSTRTHDRHWASTVSLSKGLRSRDQEEKVSSCFLLKAIANACKVPSTFDSELTESEVADECERFFSEDQELEQLINGQICFKVYPFSSDTSNADRKIILSGSFNPLHDGHLKLLEVATSICGNGYPCFELSAINADKPPLLISQIKDRVLQFEKTVIVSNQPYFYKKAELFPGSAFVIGADTAVRLINPKYYDGRYDKMLETLTGCKRTGCTFIVAGRNVEGAFKVLEDFDIPEALRDMFVSIPAERFRMDISSSEIRKSRGM
- the LOC18609159 gene encoding uncharacterized protein LOC18609159 isoform X1; this encodes MIHEEAGKGEYRDKEMTDACIRAVVESIHSSPTQAVLYLSGGASLALGWLMSVPGASNTVLEAVVPYSRMSMIQLLTKIPAQYCGQQTADEMALLAYNRALKLSSPGSPVLGVGFTGSLATTRPKLGDHRFHLSTRTHDRHWASTVSLSKGLRSRDQEEKVSSCFLLKAIANACKVPSTFDSELTESEVADECERFFSEDQELEQLINGQICFKVYPFSSDTSNADRKIILSGSFNPLHDGHLKLLEVATSICGNGYPCFELSAINADKPPLLISQIKDRVLQFEKVEKTVIVSNQPYFYKKAELFPGSAFVIGADTAVRLINPKYYDGRYDKMLETLTGCKRTGCTFIVAGRNVEGAFKVLEDFDIPEALRDMFVSIPAERFRMDISSSEIRKSRGM